The Clostridium sporogenes genome contains a region encoding:
- a CDS encoding FmdE family protein gives MKEGLWEKCTSFHGHSCPGLAIGYKAAEAAIETMNIKFSEDEEIVCVTENDACGVDAIQVLLGCSLGKGNIIHKDSGKMAFSFFNRKNGEAIRIIFSPKEKREDRNEYMNYILNEDYKELFQFKEPSYSLPERAKLFKNITCEICKESTAEHRIRIMDGKMVCSDCFKEYSRVL, from the coding sequence ATGAAAGAAGGATTATGGGAAAAATGTACAAGTTTTCATGGGCATTCTTGTCCGGGGCTAGCCATAGGCTACAAAGCTGCAGAGGCAGCTATAGAAACTATGAATATAAAATTTTCAGAGGATGAAGAAATAGTTTGTGTTACAGAAAATGATGCCTGTGGAGTAGATGCAATACAAGTGTTATTAGGTTGCTCCTTAGGAAAAGGTAATATTATTCATAAGGATTCTGGAAAAATGGCTTTCTCTTTTTTTAATAGAAAAAATGGGGAGGCAATAAGAATAATATTTAGTCCTAAGGAAAAAAGGGAAGATAGAAATGAATATATGAATTACATATTAAATGAAGATTATAAGGAACTTTTCCAATTCAAAGAACCTAGTTATTCCTTACCGGAAAGAGCTAAATTATTTAAAAACATTACCTGTGAAATCTGTAAAGAAAGTACCGCAGAACATAGAATAAGAATAATGGATGGGAAAATGGTTTGCTCTGATTGTTTTAAAGAATATTCAAGGGTTCTTTAG
- a CDS encoding ABC transporter substrate-binding protein, with protein sequence MKRLSKKSMLLVFTMLIAISFLFTGCGGDKKAKETTNANNKTEKRDVSIKLEGGDWGEPNPYRTYPRGPGTSKTNLIYDSLIEKDEKGIIPWLAEKWEVKNNGKEYLFKIREGVKWQDGKNFTPEDVKFTFDYYKKHPPVSKSIYIGKKCFIDKVEVLKDNYIKITVNTVNAASLENLGTTRIIPKHIWEKVEDPKKFDSKEAFIGCGPYMLEDYNKERGSYKFTAFKDYWGPKQNVKTIEFIPISDPILAFEKGDIDLVESVKPDIAKKYENNKEYKLIKGHNFFGYRLCLNMNRNPEFKDRNVRQAIAYAINEKEIIDKVMRGIGTEGSASYIPKEHIWYNKDIKKYDYNVEKAKELLKEKNINFQIIVSNKKDNLRMAELLKLQLEKAGIKVNIKSMDMKSRDAAVKSGNYETIITEHGGWGKDVDVLRELYKSNNDKSGGSVINGIPGYRNEEIDKLCMKQMQEMNPDKRKEIVFQLQEKIAEEIPMIPIINTSSISVHKTDKYDGYMNMYDHFVVSHSKLTYLQRK encoded by the coding sequence ATGAAAAGGTTATCTAAAAAGAGTATGTTGTTAGTATTTACAATGCTAATAGCTATAAGCTTTTTGTTTACAGGTTGTGGAGGAGATAAAAAAGCAAAAGAAACTACAAATGCAAATAATAAAACAGAAAAAAGAGATGTAAGTATTAAATTAGAAGGGGGAGATTGGGGAGAACCAAATCCATATAGGACATATCCTAGAGGTCCAGGAACGTCTAAGACTAATTTAATATATGATTCTCTTATAGAAAAGGATGAAAAGGGAATTATACCATGGCTTGCAGAAAAATGGGAAGTAAAAAACAATGGTAAGGAATATTTATTTAAAATAAGGGAGGGAGTAAAATGGCAAGATGGCAAGAATTTTACTCCAGAAGATGTTAAATTCACCTTTGATTATTACAAAAAACATCCACCAGTAAGCAAAAGTATATACATAGGTAAAAAATGTTTTATAGATAAGGTAGAAGTGCTCAAAGATAACTATATCAAAATAACAGTTAATACAGTAAATGCAGCTTCTTTAGAAAACTTAGGAACTACTAGAATAATACCAAAACATATTTGGGAAAAGGTAGAGGATCCTAAAAAATTTGATAGTAAGGAAGCTTTTATAGGTTGTGGTCCATACATGTTAGAGGATTATAATAAAGAAAGAGGTTCTTATAAATTTACTGCTTTTAAAGATTATTGGGGACCAAAACAAAATGTTAAAACTATAGAATTTATTCCAATAAGTGATCCTATACTTGCTTTTGAAAAAGGGGATATAGATTTAGTGGAAAGCGTTAAACCAGATATAGCTAAAAAATATGAAAATAACAAAGAATATAAATTGATAAAGGGACATAATTTCTTTGGGTATAGATTATGTTTGAATATGAATAGAAATCCAGAATTTAAAGATAGAAATGTAAGACAAGCCATAGCCTATGCTATAAATGAAAAAGAAATAATAGATAAAGTTATGAGAGGAATAGGAACAGAAGGAAGTGCATCCTATATACCAAAGGAACATATATGGTATAACAAAGATATAAAAAAATATGATTATAATGTAGAAAAGGCTAAAGAACTTTTAAAAGAAAAAAATATAAATTTCCAAATTATTGTTTCAAATAAAAAGGATAATTTAAGAATGGCAGAACTTTTAAAATTACAATTAGAAAAAGCAGGAATAAAGGTTAATATTAAAAGTATGGATATGAAGAGTAGAGATGCAGCGGTAAAGTCAGGAAACTATGAAACTATAATAACTGAACATGGTGGTTGGGGTAAAGATGTTGATGTTTTAAGAGAACTTTACAAATCAAATAATGATAAAAGCGGTGGCAGTGTTATAAATGGTATACCAGGATATAGAAATGAAGAAATAGATAAGCTTTGTATGAAACAAATGCAAGAAATGAATCCAGATAAGAGAAAAGAAATAGTATTTCAGCTTCAAGAAAAAATAGCGGAAGAAATACCTATGATACCTATTATAAATACATCTTCTATATCAGTGCACAAAACTGATAAATATGATGGATATATGAATATGTATGATCACTTTGTGGTATCTCATAGTAAATTAACTTACTTACAAAGGAAATAA